The following is a genomic window from Bacteroidia bacterium.
GGGTGACGAAGTCGACCTACGCCCCGGAAGCTTGAACACCGATGTCTTAGGCAGGGAGCGATGATAAAAGCAGCATTCAGCTTCGGGATTTCGCCCCTTCGCTACGGCAACGTATGTTTCTTCATCCATTCCCAGTGCCGCTCCGCACCTTTCATCCAGTGGTTCGTGCCATTGGGATAAGCATGAGCAAGCCCATTTACCATAACGATGTTGAAGCTGTGTGTCTTCATGACGTCGCTCGCCGGAAAAGTCGCAATCATCGCGGTGTTGGTGTCACCGGTGATCGTGTACGCAGTCGAGCAATGAAAGGTGCTTGTGTGCACCTGAATAACATTCTGGAAATACGGAATCGCGAACCCGGCTTCGAAGGAGGACAGCGGTACCGGAGCGTGGAAAAATCTGTCGTCCTCATTGCCGAACTGAAACACCACTGGCATATCGGTGCGCCTGGGGGTAAAGCTGCCGCCATTCGGCGAGGAACCGGCATTTTCCACCGCGGCCGCGAATACGTCGCCCATTTCCACCGCGCAGCGGAAGGCCATCTGACCGCCATTGGAAAAACCGGCGACATAGATTCGTTTTTCGTCCACCGTAAATTTGGCCTTGAGCTCGGAGATGATCTGCCGCAGAAACTTGACGTCATCCCTGGGGATCTCCCCGGCGCAGTACTCGAAGGACCCGGGGTAAATATTCCACTTCGTGGTGGTGGATCTTCCGTCCTCATCGGTGATACAGTGTCGCCATGACGAAGGGAAAACCGTCAGAATGTTCTCCTTCTCCCCTACTTCTTTCCATCCGGAAATATTGTAGAATTTCTCGCCGTCTCCGCTGGTGCCGTGCAGCATAAACACCACCGGTCGTGCACTGCTCCCGTCGTATCCCGTCGGAACGTGGACGTAGTACTCGCGTTCATCGCCGTCCACCATCGTGGTGAAGCGATTCTTGCCGGTGACGAATCCCTGGTCCGACGCAGGGGTTGTCTCGTCCGAACATGCGCTCATGGCGATGAGCAATACAAGAGAAAAAATGCGAGTGTATTTCATCATATCTCTCCGATGATTTCTGCGTGCTGGGTTCGTGAACGCTTCCGCTCCTTCTTGTCGCCGGTGCACGGACGCCGCATGCTCCCCGCAAAGGGGAAGGCCGTGCCCTGACGGGCGATGGCCTGCGGATGCAATCGGGACGCGGTGGATGATGCGGCAGATAAAATACATGCCGTCGCGCGAAGATGCAAAATAAAATCCCATCCGGCTTTTTTTTTGCGTCGACGCCGATGCATCTGCGTACTCTGCCGTTTTACGCACGACGTTTCGACGGGAACGCACGACGTTCTTCCCTTGTTGCTTTTGCATCACGATCTTCGTCTTTCATCACCCGCGGTACTGCGCTGGCCTATCCCCGTACCATTCATTTTCCCGGCGGAACACTCATGAAGAACATCGCATTCGTAGTCCTTTTCCTGCTCCTGCTCTCCCCTCTTGAGCTTTCCGCGCAATGCTCCGATGCCGGCGCATGCAGTATCGGCGGAAGCATGCACGAACAGGAATCCGATGCCGCAAAGCACTCGCTGACGCTTCGCTACGGTTACGGCCAAAGCGGCAAAACAGACGAACTCCGTTTCCATGCGCTGCAGCTCGAAGCAGATATACAAATCCTGACACACTCAAGCCTCGGAGTCCGTCTCCCGTGGACGAAGGTGGAAGGACCGCGCGGGAGCGCGAGCGGCATCGGCGATCTGCTGCTGATCTGGGATCAGCAGCTGTGGACCGCTGACGACATCGCATTGCATGCGCAAGGCGGGGTCAAACTTGCTACCGGCGAAGACAATGCCGAAGCGTTACCGCAAAGCTATCAACCAGGCTTGGGGACCAACGATCTCCTCTTCGGACTGAGCCTGGCATACAGCCGCTGGCACGTTGCCGCGGCATACCAGTACAGCCCCGGACGCAGCGCCAACGCGATCACACGTCTGCGCCGCGGTGATGACATCATGCTGCGGGGCGGGTATGCAACAGATATTTCGGATATGCATGTCGGGATCGAGCTTCTGGCCGTCAAACGGCTCTCTCTCTCCAGCGTGCTCGATGCGACCGCCGAAGGTGGGGAGATCTTCCTGGACGTCCCCGGCAGCGATCAGTTCCAGCTCAACCTTGCCGCTCAGGCCTCACTGCCGCTGTCCGACGTCCTGTCCGTGCTCGCGCATACCGCCGTACCACTGCTCAAACGCGAGGTGAATGTGGACGGACTCACAAGGGCGCTGACCGTGTCCGCCGGTCTGCGCATGCACTTCTGAACTTCGGCGGACCCGTGCATCAGTCGAACGAATAACGTGAGAGGTCGCGGTTGACGGTGTCGGGATCGAAGAATGCTTCGTCGAAATTGTCGCCGATCCATTCACGGAAAAATCCGTGTTCCTCATGCGTTGGATCGTTGATTGCTTTGAGAAACGCGTAAAATCCCGGTATTCCACCCACATCCTCCGGCGGGCAAGCGAGCGCACCATCCGAACAACGCGGGTAGAGAATATCCGGATCCGGGTCCTGAATGTTTTCAAGCACAATGTCGTGAAGCCAGCCATCGCCGAAATCATATTCGTAGGTGATGCGGTCGCTGGTCTGACGCAGAAGGTCATGAACGCGCACGGTTGATGCTTCCACCACACC
Proteins encoded in this region:
- a CDS encoding prolyl oligopeptidase family serine peptidase — translated: MKYTRIFSLVLLIAMSACSDETTPASDQGFVTGKNRFTTMVDGDEREYYVHVPTGYDGSSARPVVFMLHGTSGDGEKFYNISGWKEVGEKENILTVFPSSWRHCITDEDGRSTTTKWNIYPGSFEYCAGEIPRDDVKFLRQIISELKAKFTVDEKRIYVAGFSNGGQMAFRCAVEMGDVFAAAVENAGSSPNGGSFTPRRTDMPVVFQFGNEDDRFFHAPVPLSSFEAGFAIPYFQNVIQVHTSTFHCSTAYTITGDTNTAMIATFPASDVMKTHSFNIVMVNGLAHAYPNGTNHWMKGAERHWEWMKKHTLP
- a CDS encoding plasmid pRiA4b ORF-3 family protein, yielding MSQSKICQLHITLQYSDPPIWRRILVRGDMTLRQLHEALQIVMGWQNQHLYQFRAGEDFYADAAAPDAFGVVEASTVRVHDLLRQTSDRITYEYDFGDGWLHDIVLENIQDPDPDILYPRCSDGALACPPEDVGGIPGFYAFLKAINDPTHEEHGFFREWIGDNFDEAFFDPDTVNRDLSRYSFD